From Rhodopirellula islandica, the proteins below share one genomic window:
- a CDS encoding WD40 domain-containing protein, with product MIRPATKSLLVVLALSFEWSVGLDSIVGTPNQVSADTLPIDDLPDGHEVLFSRDVAPVLKKNCVACHNTSDDEGGVNLESGEQIRTSELDDLVVPGNAAGSRLFLLASHADDPVMPPEDNDVSASILNPMELALLKRWIQSGAIVDQTTDVPAEQNWQPLPTELQTVYGSAMTADGRLSAVSFGNQIRVFGTKSSEPIETLAIVEGEEAKPAHDDFVQDLFFDPTGHQLISAGYRNVKIWERTPFEPATIPTINQDETLAIAMNANGTHLAALSRRGELSVAEVGSDRWLWMKSFDLPEDLKTDDPTQVRIMLDSDGHQAAMQWGNTIRIVRVDSKDVETLDAASAFTSMQWIEPDHLATATGKLPAPAVSASLSPNGTTLWISTDSGAIGQYNLADQSYVEVAKTDPVAAAQLADDNWQTLVAETLVAAQEKDVKQAEDDVAAEKKNLESIAKEIETKTKLRNEKQVSVEEAKQAAESAAEKLAEAKQVVATKENELAAAMKELNQAEKIKARGEARLTDLEAERKRHQQVLAKLKQDHESSKAKAAASQSRHDSSRATDATLAVMDSGSRILTHAANTDDASQNAWSLWSATGDWLAELPELPTDGQLIASGDRCVLIRGTNGETQAFVAPPRSWSLRQTIGASTGPSPFANRVLSIDVHPSGKLLATGGGDPSRAGELMLWKVSDGSLIREIPNPHGDTVLCVRFSPDGKILATGGADQMIKLWDIESGSLIKTLEGHTHHVTSIAWNLNGRQLATASADASVKIWNIETGQATRTITGFKTEVTKLVYVGRENRIGVASGDSHFRVYRTDNGSRETNAKVSGDYLYALDSNRDGSQFIVGGASGAATRIDKSGKQSMEYVSDDE from the coding sequence ATGATCCGTCCAGCCACCAAGTCTTTGCTCGTCGTGCTGGCACTGAGTTTTGAGTGGAGCGTCGGACTTGATTCGATCGTCGGCACGCCCAACCAAGTGAGCGCAGACACGCTCCCAATCGACGACTTGCCCGACGGACATGAAGTCCTCTTCAGCCGCGACGTGGCACCGGTCCTGAAAAAGAACTGCGTTGCCTGCCACAACACCAGCGACGACGAAGGCGGAGTGAACCTGGAATCCGGAGAACAGATTCGAACCTCCGAATTGGACGACCTTGTCGTTCCCGGAAACGCCGCGGGCAGTCGACTGTTCCTGCTCGCGTCCCACGCGGATGATCCCGTGATGCCACCAGAAGACAACGATGTCTCGGCATCCATTTTGAACCCGATGGAGCTCGCTTTGCTAAAGCGTTGGATCCAATCCGGCGCCATCGTCGACCAAACCACCGATGTTCCGGCAGAACAAAACTGGCAACCACTACCGACCGAATTGCAGACGGTTTACGGATCAGCCATGACCGCCGACGGAAGATTGTCCGCGGTCAGTTTTGGCAACCAGATTCGTGTGTTCGGCACCAAGTCCTCTGAACCGATTGAAACGCTTGCAATCGTCGAAGGCGAAGAAGCAAAGCCAGCTCACGATGACTTCGTCCAAGATTTGTTCTTCGATCCAACCGGCCACCAACTCATCTCGGCGGGTTATCGCAACGTCAAGATTTGGGAGAGAACACCGTTCGAACCAGCCACGATTCCCACGATCAATCAAGACGAGACCCTGGCGATTGCGATGAATGCCAACGGAACTCATCTGGCGGCGCTCTCACGTCGTGGAGAGTTGAGCGTGGCGGAAGTCGGCAGTGATCGATGGCTGTGGATGAAGAGTTTCGATCTGCCTGAAGATCTCAAAACAGACGATCCCACCCAAGTCCGAATCATGCTGGATAGCGATGGTCATCAAGCGGCGATGCAGTGGGGCAACACGATTCGCATCGTTCGTGTCGACAGCAAAGACGTCGAAACCCTCGATGCGGCAAGCGCGTTCACGTCGATGCAGTGGATCGAACCGGATCATCTGGCGACCGCGACCGGCAAATTGCCCGCTCCCGCCGTGTCCGCCTCGCTCTCGCCCAACGGCACCACACTGTGGATCAGCACCGACTCGGGAGCCATCGGGCAATACAACCTCGCCGATCAAAGCTATGTCGAGGTCGCGAAGACGGATCCTGTCGCCGCAGCTCAATTGGCAGACGACAACTGGCAAACGCTGGTCGCTGAAACACTCGTCGCGGCTCAAGAAAAGGACGTCAAGCAAGCCGAAGACGACGTCGCGGCAGAGAAGAAGAACTTGGAATCGATTGCCAAAGAGATCGAAACCAAGACCAAACTGCGTAACGAGAAACAGGTCAGCGTTGAGGAAGCCAAGCAGGCCGCCGAGTCAGCCGCCGAGAAACTGGCCGAAGCCAAGCAAGTCGTCGCGACCAAAGAGAACGAACTCGCCGCTGCCATGAAAGAACTCAACCAAGCCGAGAAGATCAAGGCCCGCGGTGAGGCTCGGCTAACGGACTTGGAGGCGGAACGCAAACGTCATCAGCAAGTCCTGGCGAAACTCAAACAAGATCACGAATCGAGTAAGGCCAAGGCCGCCGCTTCCCAATCACGGCATGATTCATCTCGCGCGACCGATGCCACACTCGCCGTCATGGACTCAGGATCGCGCATCCTCACCCACGCTGCCAACACCGACGACGCATCTCAAAACGCATGGAGTCTGTGGTCCGCAACCGGCGACTGGTTGGCCGAATTGCCCGAACTGCCGACCGACGGACAACTGATCGCCAGCGGTGATCGCTGCGTCCTGATTCGAGGAACCAACGGCGAGACCCAGGCGTTCGTTGCTCCGCCCCGTTCATGGAGTCTTCGTCAGACCATTGGTGCGTCGACCGGTCCGAGCCCGTTTGCGAATCGCGTGTTGAGCATCGACGTTCATCCTTCCGGCAAATTGCTGGCCACCGGTGGAGGAGATCCTTCGCGAGCGGGTGAATTGATGCTTTGGAAAGTCTCCGACGGTTCCCTGATTCGCGAGATCCCCAACCCGCATGGCGACACCGTTCTGTGTGTCCGCTTTTCGCCGGACGGCAAGATCTTGGCGACCGGCGGTGCCGATCAAATGATCAAGCTGTGGGACATTGAATCGGGCTCGCTGATCAAAACACTCGAAGGACACACGCACCATGTCACCTCGATCGCGTGGAACCTCAATGGTCGTCAACTCGCAACGGCTTCTGCTGACGCCTCGGTCAAAATCTGGAACATTGAAACCGGTCAGGCCACACGCACGATCACGGGATTCAAAACCGAAGTGACAAAACTGGTTTATGTCGGCCGCGAAAACCGCATTGGGGTGGCCAGCGGCGACAGTCACTTCCGCGTCTATCGCACCGACAACGGCTCTCGAGAAACCAATGCCAAGGTCTCTGGAGACTACCTGTACGCATTGGATTCCAATCGCGACGGAAGCCAGTTCATCGTCGGTGGTGCGAGCGGTGCAGCCACACGGATCGACAAATCGGGCAAACAAAGCATGGAATACGTTTCGGACGATGAATGA
- a CDS encoding SDR family oxidoreductase, with the protein MTSATGLVGQYLLRNAMMSGKRVAVIARSSKKKTAYERVEAILQRFETELGRELPRPVCLEGDIVQPNLGLNAGATEWVRQNCDRMIHGAAVLKFQGSDRSGDPWKTNLGGTQNVLAFCRETNIRDFHYLSTAYVCGNRTDLVHESDLDVGQNFRNDYEQSKFEAEQAVRAASFLDQLTVYRPAVISGDSQTGHTTSYHGLHTYLRLMALLVPMVEPDQDGVRHTPIRLPMTGDERRNVVPIDWVADVVSRLLDTPEAHGQTYHLTPRVHLTPRKIIDCCCSYFNSTGVQYCGDIDVPSNELNGFERNYFSGVSLYESYNSTDPAFDNSNLLAFTADLPCPEIDETVVHRYLAFGLADRWGKRRDPGVASINHLVDYLRDATVASMQQEEAEQTETQPQTLLGLNILGPGGGQWRVVSRQGSARLEVAHGLPCPKTLTIRASSRALSKLMTNQDLCPTELGHYLDGNWAATKIPREAIDTCRLLFSKVACA; encoded by the coding sequence ATGACCAGCGCGACTGGTCTGGTTGGACAGTACCTGCTTCGCAACGCGATGATGAGCGGCAAACGCGTCGCGGTGATCGCGAGAAGCAGCAAAAAGAAGACGGCTTACGAACGTGTTGAAGCGATCCTGCAACGATTCGAGACCGAACTGGGGCGTGAGCTGCCTCGCCCGGTTTGCTTGGAAGGCGACATTGTCCAACCCAACCTTGGTCTGAATGCGGGTGCGACCGAATGGGTCCGCCAAAACTGCGACCGGATGATCCACGGGGCCGCGGTGCTGAAATTTCAAGGATCCGATCGCTCCGGAGACCCGTGGAAAACGAATCTGGGCGGCACCCAGAATGTCTTGGCGTTCTGCCGCGAAACGAACATCCGAGACTTCCATTATCTCTCCACCGCATACGTCTGCGGCAACCGAACCGACTTGGTTCATGAATCAGACTTGGATGTCGGACAGAACTTTCGGAACGACTACGAGCAGAGCAAGTTTGAAGCGGAACAAGCTGTTCGGGCAGCGTCGTTTCTCGATCAACTGACCGTCTACCGCCCCGCTGTGATCTCCGGCGATTCGCAAACCGGGCACACGACCAGCTACCACGGGCTGCACACTTACCTGCGATTGATGGCGTTGCTGGTACCAATGGTGGAGCCTGATCAAGACGGTGTCCGGCACACGCCCATTCGGCTTCCCATGACCGGAGACGAACGCCGCAATGTCGTGCCGATTGATTGGGTGGCCGACGTGGTGTCGCGGCTTCTCGACACGCCGGAAGCTCACGGACAAACGTACCATTTGACTCCGCGGGTTCATCTGACGCCGCGAAAAATCATTGACTGCTGCTGCTCGTACTTCAACTCCACCGGGGTCCAGTACTGCGGTGACATCGACGTCCCGAGCAACGAGCTGAATGGCTTCGAACGGAACTACTTCTCTGGCGTTTCTCTGTACGAGTCTTACAACTCCACCGACCCAGCGTTCGACAACTCGAACCTGCTTGCGTTCACCGCAGATCTTCCGTGCCCAGAGATCGACGAAACGGTGGTCCATCGCTACCTCGCGTTTGGACTGGCAGATCGATGGGGCAAGCGTCGCGATCCCGGGGTCGCGTCCATCAACCACTTGGTCGATTACTTGCGGGATGCAACCGTCGCCTCCATGCAACAGGAAGAAGCGGAGCAAACAGAGACGCAGCCTCAGACATTGCTTGGCCTGAACATCCTGGGTCCTGGTGGTGGGCAATGGCGTGTGGTCAGTCGGCAAGGGTCGGCAAGATTGGAAGTTGCCCATGGACTCCCCTGCCCCAAAACCCTCACCATTCGCGCGAGCTCGCGTGCGTTATCGAAACTGATGACCAACCAAGATCTTTGCCCAACCGAATTAGGGCACTACCTCGACGGCAATTGGGCTGCCACGAAGATCCCTCGAGAAGCAATCGACACCTGTCGACTGCTGTTTTCCAAGGTCGCGTGTGCCTAG